CAACAAAATGAATCTGATGAAGAGCAAAAACACCACAGCAGTAACAAGCAGAAGATCCCAGCTAAAAAGACATAtacattaaaatctatttaaaagATTCAACTAttaaaaaatctgttcggtgTTGTTTTGTAGTAAAAATATACTAGTCAACGTTTGAAGTGGATCACAAAAgtttatcaaagttgtcctatgACAAGAATGGgtacacattttggttttaggacaatttttatgaaaagttttgatccacttcaaatgttgactagtgtagttTAAAAAGCTCACCTCTTCTTTATTACTTAATCCTATTCTAGTTAGTTTCTAcatgtttattaaaatgttgtgcTGCAATcagcacaatttttttttaatgttttgctcTTGCTGGGAACAcgcaacataaacacacaaaacacatctACATACAACACCAACCCTCAGCTCCTCCAACCTCAGATGAACCCTTAAATCTAATGCGGTTTTCACATAGGTCGCAGTGTGTGCTGTACGCTCGCCGCTGGGTTCAGCACAGCCAAGCGATTTGCGCTCTGCTGGCCAGACCAAAGTACGCAgggttttcaataaattaaTACGGTGTTTATATCTGGGTTAAATAGTGGATGAGGAATGCAGAGGCTTACTTTGCCTGTCTCTATTTCACGTAACTTTAAGCTGCCTAGCTACAATAAGCTACCTGACTTaaaactagggctgtgcaaaaaatcgTCTGCGATTCTTATGCgcgtttcatcagtaaagccggttccgtgATCagaagtaaatcgccatcagctgccctCAGATAGAGCGGCATTTACTATACAGAGCCGTAGTTTACAGAGAAGTTCAAAAGCGGGTTAAAAATCTAGGAAAATTGACTCAGAAAATCTACGcaattttgcctagcttcttggtgaactacggctctgtatAGTAAATgtcgctccatctgaaagcagctgatggcgatttaatacttatcaccgaaccggctttactgatgaaacgtgcatgagaatcgcaggcgattttttgcacagccctacttaaaacacacctgacatgccaacttgaatTGCTACATGTTTCCATGACACGACTTTCCTTCCGATGTCTCTGTAGGAGCATAAACTTGTATTATAAAGCTCCGGGAATACCGAGTATAAGCTTTTGTCCATTTTGTTTTGGCGCTTGATTGGATGcccgtttctattggccgcgCAAGTAATTGTCACAGAGCGCACCGcaaaagttaaacaattttgaATTTTGACCGCGGCGTGAGCACAAGCTGTGCCACGCTGCGCTCACGCTCTGCTCGACGCAAAAAACAgccctcgcgcggcgcaagccattaAAATTAATGGGTTTTAGAACGCAGCACCGACCGCGTCTTATGTGAAGGCCGCATGACAATGCTCATGGCATGAATGTGTTACATGACTAGAAGTGATATAAAGGTTTGGGCATTTTAAGCAGACTAAACGCCTGTTCACACCAATGATACCGataacaaaagtaaaaaaaacatctcaaTTTAGGATAATAGCAGGGCCCATTTTACTGGCCAAGGCGGTACACGTTAACCAGTGTTGAAAAGtgatgtgttagcatttgagcTATGGTCATTAGGCAAAATGTAATTTGCAATGCGTTAGTTTTGTTTcacaaatctggcaaccctgccaCAACGGTCCATAAACACTTGAGAGCGAGCTGACTGTGTCGGCAATCGTATTTATACGCATGTTTGAGCCAAtgcagtgtttcctctaggatttttttcagctgtggcggcagggggcacccatgatgattataaatgtacatattttttttaatgtagaatataggctacagtaaactaacatgttttttttttatcattttcatgctgtcatttacttttccttatatttatagcatattgcttttctatgtttaatctaaactgtattttcttaaaaaatacgtaagttttatattttatagctTCATACGGatctttcattgtagttttaatgtagtgtgcaagTTCGTGCTCAtgtttagcgttacagagctgttgcaaagtcacgcacagtcctgtttgataatccgcaccgctGTGATTTGACAGAACACCTGACCAGCtatccgacatcagcagcaATTTATTCCAGCATTCCACACTCGGTCTGTTTGACATAAAGAGCCCGACCCGGTCACACCGCCAATTGCGCAgctaaatataaacctttaacGTTCTTCAGACAGagcttaaacacaaataagccatttaaaaactgctaCCTAACGGAATcgagtcgaattttggtcttggatgttagaccTGCAGTTTAGCCTACTCTTTATTGAGTCCCGATCTGCATCTACAACGCAAATGACACTTTAATATTATTACACCCGTAACATCAAATATTATGCGGTTCACCCGCGGGTACCCCGATCCTGCTGTCTGAAAAGAGATGAAACCgtctcaccgtctgcctcaagtttttattaccaaCGTCCGTCTCTTCCACTGGgataatgtaagtttccttcCAAACAGATTtgactattaatgtcttgcagtcccatataagtagtattcagtgtttagccttttgtttttggacaaacatcttatcatttaatgtgaaactttgtgagggtcgatctaaagcacagaagattgactgacagctgagcggtcagcagcgcgctGCGTTTATAGtctatattctgaataactaatggcctgataagttgataatatgagtacagtgattacaaatgaatgtccaaaaaaacttgtaatatgttaaatcgaaagtttaatcaTGTATTTTCTCGCAGCCCAGCGCTGCGTCCGTGTATATGCGCATGTGAAAAGCATACGCGTGATGACCTTGCAACTTAAATTACCCTTAATTTATTGCCatacagataaaagtaaaataacattcggcactaaacatttttttttatttgtgtaaactcacaataaggagaaaaccttgtgcttatttaaaatcattaaaaacacgacgtgctttctgctgctttggtttaacagcgcgtcacaaaaaaaagaacagcaactcaaatacttttttattcgttttgtcaatCTGATAATTATAACATATTTcgtgtaggcttatttattttattattatttctcaaaatagagacgtagcctaatcatcatctgttgatttaaatctttttgtgcatgaaactaaacccatggGGGAAATGATGATATTTAaggagatttatttattataaatgagtgaacaacgcgaatccagaaaggaatttatttctttaaaacagccagtctggcaggggACATTTCggtaactttatttattttgcgagctgccgccgtgggttttgtctagaagggatacagaaaatgccgaaaagtttaggattcgatttggaggtaggatttttaggatgaaaacagcggctcgGGCTAAATGAGAGACAAATACATTCTACAATcctgtgaaattttgtgtttagagttgggtttgggtgaaggattaggataaaacagtgctcatccggcgagatttcgtttgctgtatcccttctatcctCAACCGCAGacgtggcggggatgttttaggcgtggcggcccgccacggttgaatgtatatagcggaaacactgcaATGTTGCGGACCCAAAGATTATAATTGTTAAAAGTAACATGATACACCAAGACATTAAGAGttaatattacagttttttaaacCGTACTAAGTTCACAAAATCTCACCTATAAAAAGGTTAGTACTTTTTTAGAATATAAATCTCTGCATGGTTTATGAATCAAAGACTGTGCAATGTTGTGGTTTTCTGGAAAACAGCGAGTAACGTTTGTAACTGGAACCTTCTAAAATGCCGGACACGTCTACATCTATGAAGCGGTTGAATGGTGTATCCATGTATACCTTTCTATAGTTATATCTATTTTCATAATTATCATTCTTTGGGCAAACAGGTCTAAAGAGTGAACTGCACAAACTGAATTACATGAGCCAACTGAAATTAAAGAATGCAATTGCTTGAATTAAATCATATAACTTATTTACATGCGAAATGGAAGTTTCATTTCGACAATCAACCCATATATTTTAATATGCGACTCACTCTGAGGCAGGGTAAAACCTGAGCTGCTGGGGTTTGTTGAGCCGCTGGTGGCTGCAGTCGACATCACAGATGAAGGAAGATTCAGCAGGCTTGGAAACTGGAATGGGAGAGAGACTGGAACCAAACCTCCTAACATCCCAAAACCCAAAGGCAAAGACTGAGTGGCTGAACCCAACAGAGCACTGGAGGATGACACCTGCAGATTGACAAAAGACATTCATCATCAaaaccagggttcccacactttaGTTATCTTTCTTCTAAagttcaaggacctttcaaggactttccaggtgcaataccctcaaattcaaggactaaaagTGGggaaacatttcaagtgagagcaaggttacatcatcatacctttaaagatacattgttacagttcccatttgagggaactcgcgctgcgtcactgcggtgacactttgggacgcctccaggggtaagtgtgtctgaatgtgaatatcaaattcaaccaatggtgaggcccAACGACAAAAGACAGGgcgacgcgggagccaggaagcaCACTACCATCTGAAACACTGCCAAAGACGGCGtcacagggacgcaggaagcacggcaagggagacgcagcgtctcgttcccttttcagggaacaacagttacatacacaACTCGAGGCGTTTTGAtgcgtcaaacacaactatgcaaaaaaacattttggtatgaatcaacattcgaatacagaagatataaagctaacagtttagcatgtgtgctaaaaaagtctagaatttttatgatattatcctacactacacagggatttttccagaaaactaattgcataaaatagattcaagcactttcaatgacctgtatctatgtatgtatattttcaaaaacttccaatggccttgaattttttcccccagattcacaaactttcaaagatttcaaggacccgtgtgAACCCTGCAAAACACTCAATACAACAAGCatgcataattaaaataataaaaaattaattacagcAAGAAATATGGCACTTCATAGCTTTGAGGTATTTGTCAGGGTCAAGCAGCATTGCATTGTgtattgcattaaaaaaaacttcactGAATCATTTTGTTTACCAAAATCGTTAGCAACATTTGTCATCACTGTTGATGTGAACTGGCCTTATGGTTTATACCAGTCACAAATAAAGCATTAAGCGCAAGTTATTTACATGTTAAGCAAATTCAAAACTGCGATAGACATTCGGCATCGCGatttgcgcaaatgaggcgaGGCGAACTGAGAGATTTGGCACTTAACGCGAATCGTGCATGATTCACACAAGTAAAAACAAATCGGAATTTTGCCCGATATTCTCggtgcgttaaccaatcaggagcttgctctaatcGCGCAGTGATTACGATGTAGTGAGTGGAGGCAGAAATatgaaacaacaatggaggacaaaatcatCATCACTGTATGTGGACACCCGGAGCTGTACGATCAATATGTATTACTCTTGTGAAAATTTTACACACAAATGAAGCGAGttaacttaaaatgttcaagcgtccaattACGCAAGAATAGCACGATTTATTAGCTTCATTTGAGTCTAGAATGAATACACGGTTAGAGTGGACAACATTTAAATGTGAACTAATGCAAACCTGTGAGAGCTGCGAAGCTGCCGCGGTGGAAACCGATGTGATTGTCTTCACCCCCTGATTAGCACCACCCACTTGTCTGTGCCGCTGACTGTGATTGGCTGTCCCTGCCACTGGCGACGCACTGGTCACCGATTGCTTAGTAACAGATGAGGTTGTTGTGGTGAGGCTGGAGATGTTGTTGCCCTGAGATATGTTCTTCTGCCCCACAGGGGAGCTATAAGCAACGCCAGGAAACCCCGCCCGAAAACCTGGGCTCTTAGACGTGTGCTGGTGCATGCTGGGTAACGTGAGTGGTCTGGTGGTAGGAGATGGGGTAGGTGTGAGTTTTATGATGTTGGAGTTGGAGTTGTGGGGTGATTTTGTGATGGTGGCCTGCATGGGTGTGATGAACCCAGGTTGGTGCTGTGTGGGTTTGGGCTGAGAAGGTGACGGCAGGTTTTTGGCTTGCGACGTCGAGGTCAGGTGAAACGGCTGCACGGTTTTAACGTTTATGTGCGAAGGCGATGAAGTGGTTGGAAGCGTCCGTGGCGACGGGCTAACAGTATCTGCACAGCTTACACGACTGACGCTGGAATTATTGCTGGTTTTGATGAGAACTGTGGGCATGCTAACCACCGTTTTTCCACCCATAATTTTTTGAGGGGCATGAAGAGGCGATGCTGTCGGAGGTGGCCGTGGTTTTGGAGGAGTAGGTGCACCTGGCACACCAACCTTACTGCTCGTGGTCACGGGTGGTCGCTGAGCAGGAATGActgaatgtctttgtgtctgtgATAAAACGCTCACGCCTTTAACGGCATCAGCACGGACGGACGGAGAAGCGATGATGTTCGGATGGGGCGGGGAGGTGGAGCTCTTCTTGGGCAGATGTGGAGTCGCGTGCTGTGACGCCGAAGGGTTCGGTTTGGGTCCGCCAGAAGACGGCGGGCTGTCGGACTGAACCAGACCTTTAGCGGCATTGCTAAGCAATGCCAGAGCGTGGGAGATGGAGTCCAGCGATGGAGGGGTCAAATCCTCGTCCAGAgaatcagacagacagatgggcTCAGGAGGGGACAGGGGTCGCTGGACCACAGGGGCAGATACCGAAGAAGGAGGCGTGGCTTCCACAGAGATGGCTGATCGCTGGAGCACACCACTGGTGTCCTGAGGTTTGGGTTTCACTTTTGCAGGAGGTAATATCCGTTTCTTCACACTGAGGATTCAGATAAAAGAAAAACTTAATGAGCTCACACTGAATAAACATCATGCTTGTGAAAACGATGATGAAAATTCATTGTGATCACTCGTAAGAAGCAAAAAGGAGAAACTCACATGTTGCCCGTGAGATATTCGTGAGCCATACGACTCTCTTTAATCAACATCCttaaaagagaaagagagagagtgtcAGTAAGATGATATTATATTCAGATATCGGAGGTcaacatttttatgaaaagaTCTGAATTACCTTTCTGTATGAAATGcgttacataaataaaatagattgattGAATTTCTCCCCAAATAACTTTTACCTAATTTTCTGCAGTTGGGTAATATGgtaacggcgcattcacacggggcatcagcgttaacgcttaacggaaggattgtctgaagcgtggccaacagccaatcacagtggccgctacacatgctccgttcttccataaacgtaattggctggctctgtctaggtaatttgcataaggcgatctgattggctgacgcacgcgttgccgcttgaaaagttgagaaatgttcaacttctgctgcgagcaacggcactgacgcaacgctgacggatccacaattcagttcggcaacgcatgacgtcacccattaaaagtgaatgggaagcattaacgctgacgccccttgtgaatgcgccgtaacagggtttcctgcagaaaatgtgttagttaaggtggtagggttgggccgGTGGGTGTAGCAATCAAAGGGGCtagcgtcatgatgaaaatatttttattaaaaacactcaaataaaacttaattttgaagaaactatgacagaaaatgaacacagaCTAGGTTATTAATGAActgaatgtttttaacagatacctctaacgggaatagctgcgtgatgaagtgaaactaaagagttaataaacacaaactaaagcagatgttgtagaacgtctggtgAATGATGATAAATGgcgcaaaaatggtaaaaactgattattccccactattaattacattatcttataGGAGtttaactactgtagcatgtaaataatgcacataaataaagtgagcaagagcgctcaacaattatatctaatcaacaggcatgtgaaacctagctagcaggttgctcaaacaacaaaatcaccagctaacttacttttttatttggacaacttagTTAatgcggtagggtttcccagcttaggcgggccgcccgaactgcaaagtgctgcgggaaaccctgtggTAATCTTAGGGGACAACACTAGTAAATGCTCATTCAAGGTTGCATATCTCAGATTGAGCGATGGACCTTTAATATAATAGCTAGTGGTGTATTTAGGCACTCATTTCTTATGGTTTTTATGATATCAAAACAGCTAAATCGAGGCCAACACAAAACCAAATAGAGAAATCAGAGCCTGCATCTCTGAATGTCTCCGAGTGATACACACCTGGCCTGCATCCATCCTTTAGGCCAGAGCGGTTTGACCTCCGTCTCCATAAAGCCCTTCAGATAATCTTCAGGTGAGATTGAACTCTGCCCCTCCAGCTCATAACAGCCCAACTTTACCCGCACCAGGTTACACAGCAGAGtcctacacacaaacacacatttaactCCTATCAAGCTTCAAACAACACTTCactgtatttgttttaaatcacttgTCTGAGTTTTACCTGAGTTTGTCGTCCCACACAAATTTTTTCCTGGGTCCCATCACTCTTCTTCCTGGCTTCTCTTCATCCTCATCCTCCGAGCCGTTTTTCTCAACGTCTTCAGATTGTTGCctgtagacacacaaacacaattttaacacatctCACACAGCATTTCTCTCTTGCATATTTTGGGGTGCTATTGGTCTAGACCAGGGATGCAGgactccggccctccaggaccgaagttgcctaTACCTGGTCTAGACTTGTATCTGTTTGTCGATGTGATTCTTATAAGAGCTGATTTTCCGCCAGTGTTTTGTACTTGATTCTGACACTGGTACACATGATGTTTTGTACATTGACAACACAAACGCAAGTAAGGAGACCTGTAGATATCACTTGACATTTTAAACTAAACCTCAGTTTAACTATTAAAGGCTCTAGGTCTTACTTAGCAACTTTGGCCATACAGTCCATGTTGTAGCGTGCAATCTGCTCCGGCATGGCGGTGCACACGGCCAGTTTGAGGTTGAGCAGCGGCGTCCGCAGTCTGTCGTCCTGAATATTTAGACTCAACTTCTTCAAACGTTTAAGCAGAGCTTCTTTATTACAGGGAACAAATGCTTCCAGATGAGAGTAGACCGTCGAACGCACCGTTGCAGGCTGTTCCTGCACTTGCAACTCAATACTACACAcgaaaagagaaagagagagagtataTGAGGGTGAGAGACACTGGCTGTGTATCAGAGAATGATTGACGCTGAAAATGAAAGTGAGGGAGAAACAAACACTCACTCCAGCAGTATGTTGTTCATGTCTAGCGTGAAGAACTTCTTTCTGCCTTCAACGTCAAACTGACGAGACGCCTGACAGAACAAATCACTTTACTGTGAACACTCATTATAGGACTTGCTTCACATTTTACTTAGCTTCAgcagaattttatttttctgGTCCATCACAACCAATGGTTATATTAAGACAACTTTAATAGAGATGCACCTATCGACCCGCCACTGGAATCGTAATTGGCCGATTTTAGGCATGATCAGCGGGACTGGTAACCCGTCGGTCttaactttacaagacttgaCATGGCATGAATGAGGACGTCCAAAAAACGTGTTATTTAAGACATTGACCGTCTAACATATACTCACCGCCCGCAGATCTTCAATACGTTTGAGGAGAGGAGGAGGAAGACCATTAGGGAGAGGAGGTGGGGTCATCAGACCCGTCTTTTGTACTCTCGCCACCGCTACAGTTTTCTGTGCACCGTTCTCGCTCTGTCCGGGACTAGATGGTTGAGGCGAATCCAGGAGCCCAAAGTCCAGATCGCTCATTAACTCCTGGATCATGTCATTCTCTGTGGCCCCGCCCAGCAGCGACATCACAGCAGGGTCAGAGGTCAGGTCAGTCACGGACAGATCGGCGCCCGTGCTGATGGTGGTGTTGGTCTGAGCGCGTGCAACCTTTACGGCACCAACCGAGCTCTTCTTCCTAATCTCCTCTTTCTCCCGTGTGAAGCGACGGAGCATGGCGGCTAGAGACAGAGAATCCTTCATCAgcttcttcctcttcttcttctccggTCGGTTCAGAGCAGACACTCTATCAGAAGAAATAAAAACTCTTTATTATGTTGCGCACAAATACAGATGCTGATACATGAAGAAAAATATCAATGCGCTACTGTGAAAAGATTAACTAGAAGTATGTCAGCAATGTGACACGAGCTTAAACTCACCCTGGCTTAGGTACTTTGAACTTTCTGGGTTTCTTCTCCTCCAGACCTCCATCCTGCTTCTTTTTCCTTCGTTTTATCACTCGTTCCTCTCCGTCTTTCTGTAAATCAGTGTCAGGACCATAACTTCCATCAATTTCACGCTCAGATATCAGAAAACCGATCATATAAACATCAAACCAGCCATTAATGGGCATAtataatgcaaaatacaataaataaaaaaaccaCCCTTTCCTTCTTTATTTATGCCGTTTTGTATCTCtagttaatgtgacatcacagtgaTGAGGCCCCGCCCACGGCCACTGACTGATTGGTTAATTTTACCCCAAAGATTTTCTAATTGTGTTTGTTAACCCTTTGTAGCACTAATGTAGTTAAAGATTAGGGGTGTGAATCGTCGCTAGTCTCATGGTTCGATTCGGTTACAAATATTGTGTCAAAGATTCGATATCGCGACACATCAAGGTGCTTGCATTCTCAATTTTTTATATTACTTCACAGGTAAGTCCATCTTCCTCATACTTTTACTGCTGCGGCTCTTTGTCTCTTTCTTGTCAAAGCCCTGCATTAAAACTCTGCTCCAGACCAGTAGTGCACGTTTAATTGGCACATGTTTAATTGGCACATTTCACTATGAGATGTCGATTGAGCTTATATTACAAATTGTTATATTGTGCATAATATTGGACCTATAAAAAAAAGAGACTGACCTCAGATCATCACTCATTTACACATGTACAGGCTCTCTCATACGAATATCACCTTGATACGGTGCACGTTTTTTCCTCCATCTTCTCCCTCTGATTCAGACGCGGCTCTGAACTGTAGCGTGCCGGTATTGATGTAAAATCCACCCAGTTTAGTGGTCAGAGATGCAGGAACAAGCTCATCATACTGAAAAGATATGAATGAGATATATACACCTCTTACATCTGACCACATACAAACAACAAGGAGAATCAACagtgaatatttaaaaatgataaattaaATTTTCCCTCAAACTCACAGCTTCTGAGTTGTCAATGAATGGATCGGTTTCATCATAACCATAACCGATGTCAATGAGATCCTGCATCCTGTCTCTCCGTTTCTTCTTTTTCTCGTTGTTTCCCtaagaacaaacaaacaaacgcatCTCAACATGAGCTTCACCAATAAAACGCCCTAGAGATGACCAGATTTAAGGAACATTCTCCATCCATGTGTTCAGATTAATGTGTAATCTCTTACATATTTGCTCTCAAACTTCCTAGCTAGCGCTTCGACTTCTCGTCTCTCTTTATCTTCATCTGCAAATGGGTCATTTGGGTCCAGAGCAGGCGTGAGTCCTTGAGGAACTTTTCTCACCTAAATGAAACACGTCAGACAAAACCAAACACGCACAGATTCAATGACAAAACCAGATGCAAAAAAAAGGgttgttttttgtttgcttATGTCAACCGAAGTTCATGTAGTGCAAAAGAGGGctaatgctgcgtacacaccacaCGCAAAGCATCACGTTCCACTACTCGCTTTAGATAACTTGATGCAAATTcttgtcatgctaattttttgttaaagttaaataatttcaaaCGCGTTTAATGGCGCATTTTCGCGGCAAAC
This window of the Misgurnus anguillicaudatus chromosome 19, ASM2758022v2, whole genome shotgun sequence genome carries:
- the ubn2b gene encoding ubinuclein-2b isoform X1 — its product is MADPRKVPFVTLASFSTTSAPESKKRRREDEENEPNHAGTCTTGVGPFGTGKTTTDPGETKPTTRLNLDLSESNEHKSAEFNFTELIQASLQVRKVPQGLTPALDPNDPFADEDKERREVEALARKFESKYGNNEKKKKRRDRMQDLIDIGYGYDETDPFIDNSEAYDELVPASLTTKLGGFYINTGTLQFRAASESEGEDGGKNVHRIKKDGEERVIKRRKKKQDGGLEEKKPRKFKVPKPGVSALNRPEKKKRKKLMKDSLSLAAMLRRFTREKEEIRKKSSVGAVKVARAQTNTTISTGADLSVTDLTSDPAVMSLLGGATENDMIQELMSDLDFGLLDSPQPSSPGQSENGAQKTVAVARVQKTGLMTPPPLPNGLPPPLLKRIEDLRAASRQFDVEGRKKFFTLDMNNILLDIELQVQEQPATVRSTVYSHLEAFVPCNKEALLKRLKKLSLNIQDDRLRTPLLNLKLAVCTAMPEQIARYNMDCMAKVAKQQSEDVEKNGSEDEDEEKPGRRVMGPRKKFVWDDKLRTLLCNLVRVKLGCYELEGQSSISPEDYLKGFMETEVKPLWPKGWMQARMLIKESRMAHEYLTGNIVKKRILPPAKVKPKPQDTSGVLQRSAISVEATPPSSVSAPVVQRPLSPPEPICLSDSLDEDLTPPSLDSISHALALLSNAAKGLVQSDSPPSSGGPKPNPSASQHATPHLPKKSSTSPPHPNIIASPSVRADAVKGVSVLSQTQRHSVIPAQRPPVTTSSKVGVPGAPTPPKPRPPPTASPLHAPQKIMGGKTVVSMPTVLIKTSNNSSVSRVSCADTVSPSPRTLPTTSSPSHINVKTVQPFHLTSTSQAKNLPSPSQPKPTQHQPGFITPMQATITKSPHNSNSNIIKLTPTPSPTTRPLTLPSMHQHTSKSPGFRAGFPGVAYSSPVGQKNISQGNNISSLTTTTSSVTKQSVTSASPVAGTANHSQRHRQVGGANQGVKTITSVSTAAASQLSQVSSSSALLGSATQSLPLGFGMLGGLVPVSLPFQFPSLLNLPSSVMSTAATSGSTNPSSSGFTLPQNLLKGLMSGSQSALPPHLQLAFSDVNQTQGGDLKKKSL
- the ubn2b gene encoding ubinuclein-2b isoform X2 — protein: MADPRKVPFVTLASFSTTSAPESKKRRREDEENEPNHAGTCTTGVGPFGTGKTTTDPGETKPTTRLNLDLSESNEHKSAEFNFTELIQASLQVRKVPQGLTPALDPNDPFADEDKERREVEALARKFESKYGNNEKKKKRRDRMQDLIDIGYGYDETDPFIDNSEAYDELVPASLTTKLGGFYINTGTLQFRAASESEGEDGGKNVHRIKKDGEERVIKRRKKKQDGGLEEKKPRKFKVPKPGVSALNRPEKKKRKKLMKDSLSLAAMLRRFTREKEEIRKKSSVGAVKVARAQTNTTISTGADLSVTDLTSDPAVMSLLGGATENDMIQELMSDLDFGLLDSPQPSSPGQSENGAQKTVAVARVQKTGLMTPPPLPNGLPPPLLKRIEDLRAASRQFDVEGRKKFFTLDMNNILLDIELQVQEQPATVRSTVYSHLEAFVPCNKEALLKRLKKLSLNIQDDRLRTPLLNLKLAVCTAMPEQIARYNMDCMAKVAKQQSEDVEKNGSEDEDEEKPGRRVMGPRKKFVWDDKLRTLLCNLVRVKLGCYELEGQSSISPEDYLKGFMETEVKPLWPKGWMQARMLIKESRMAHEYLTGNIVKKRILPPAKVKPKPQDTSGVLQRSAISVEATPPSSVSAPVVQRPLSPPEPICLSDSLDEDLTPPSLDSISHALALLSNAAKGLVQSDSPPSSGGPKPNPSASQHATPHLPKKSSTSPPHPNIIASPSVRADAVKGVSVLSQTQRHSVIPAQRPPVTTSSKVGVPGAPTPPKPRPPPTASPLHAPQKIMGGKTVVSMPTVLIKTSNNSSVSRVSCADTVSPSPRTLPTTSSPSHINVKTVQPFHLTSTSQAKNLPSPSQPKPTQHQPGFITPMQATITKSPHNSNSNIIKLTPTPSPTTRPLTLPSMHQHTSKSPGFRAGFPGVAYSSPVGQKNISQGNNISSLTTTTSSVTKQSVTSASPVAGTANHSQRHRQVGGANQGVKTITSVSTAAASQLSQVSSSSALLGSATQSLPLGFGMLGGLVPVSLPFQFPSLLNLPSSVMSTAATSGSTNPSSSGFTLPQNVNQTQGGDLKKKSL